From Stenotrophomonas nitritireducens, the proteins below share one genomic window:
- a CDS encoding MgtC/SapB family protein, translating to MDWNQAIHGLLTALGIGLLIGAVRERQHGGRTSLQAGVRTHALAALLGAAGLMLGQAVFVVALLAVAALAWTSYRVTSREDPGLTGEIALLLTVLLGGLGMQQQALAAALGVVVAILLWAKAPLARLSREVISDQEVRDALLLAACALVVLPMLPDRAVDPWGVLVPSKLWQIVVLVMGVGMLGHIALRTVGARWGLPVAGFFSGFASSTAAVAGFGRGSRAAPGLVMPSVAAALLANLASLLLFAAVIGTSSPTLLKAAAWPLAAAALVLLLCSALGLRHVADEAVPQGPPAKAFQLKHALLIALVIAVVLLLSEGLRQLFGQAGALAGATIAALGELHAAAASIAGLTASGGLELAQARWGVVALLASASLAKSVLAFASGGGRYGAGVAFGLGAMVVAAVVVTWVVPG from the coding sequence ATGGATTGGAATCAGGCCATACACGGTTTGTTGACTGCCTTGGGCATCGGCTTGCTGATCGGAGCGGTACGCGAACGCCAGCACGGTGGCCGTACCAGCCTGCAGGCAGGAGTGCGCACGCATGCGTTGGCCGCCCTGCTGGGCGCTGCCGGGCTCATGCTGGGCCAGGCCGTGTTCGTGGTAGCTCTGCTGGCCGTAGCGGCGCTGGCCTGGACCAGCTATCGCGTCACCTCGCGGGAAGATCCCGGCCTGACTGGTGAGATCGCCCTGTTGTTAACCGTGCTGCTGGGCGGCTTGGGCATGCAGCAGCAGGCGCTGGCTGCGGCGCTGGGTGTGGTGGTGGCCATCCTGTTGTGGGCCAAGGCGCCGTTGGCGCGGTTGAGCCGGGAGGTCATCAGCGACCAGGAAGTGCGCGATGCCTTGCTGCTGGCGGCCTGCGCGCTGGTGGTGCTGCCGATGTTGCCCGACCGCGCGGTCGACCCTTGGGGCGTGCTGGTGCCGTCCAAGCTATGGCAGATCGTGGTGTTGGTGATGGGCGTGGGCATGCTCGGGCATATCGCCTTGCGGACGGTGGGCGCGCGCTGGGGCTTGCCGGTAGCCGGGTTCTTTTCCGGTTTTGCCTCGTCGACGGCGGCGGTGGCCGGGTTTGGCCGCGGCAGCCGTGCGGCGCCGGGCTTGGTGATGCCGTCGGTAGCCGCGGCCTTGTTGGCCAACCTTGCCTCGTTACTGCTGTTTGCGGCAGTTATCGGCACCAGTTCGCCGACGTTGTTGAAAGCGGCAGCGTGGCCGCTGGCGGCAGCGGCACTGGTGCTGCTGCTGTGTTCGGCGTTGGGGCTGCGCCACGTAGCCGATGAAGCGGTGCCGCAGGGGCCACCAGCGAAAGCCTTCCAGCTCAAGCATGCCTTGCTGATCGCGCTGGTGATTGCAGTGGTGCTGCTGTTGTCAGAAGGGCTACGGCAACTGTTTGGGCAGGCCGGCGCCTTGGCCGGGGCGACGATTGCCGCCCTGGGTGAACTGCATGCGGCGGCCGCCAGCATTGCCGGGCTGACGGCCTCCGGTGGCCTGGAGCTGGCGCAGGCGCGCTGGGGCGTGGTGGCCTTGCTGGCCTCTGCGTCACTGGCCAAGTCGGTGCTGGCGTTTGCCAGTGGTGGCGGCCGTTACGGCGCCGGTGTGGCCTTTGGGCTGGGGGCGATGGTGGTGGCTGCGGTGGTGGTTACCTGGGTGGTGCCTGGCTAG
- a CDS encoding aromatic amino acid transaminase, translating into MSFFANVEQVPGDPILGLTEAYNADSRTTKVNLGVGIYYDENGRIPLLRAVKQIEQQLAAEAKPRGYLPIDGLPAYTQATQKLVFGEGSDLLAAGRVATSQTVGGSGALRVGADLLKRLLPHATIAISNPSWENHRAVFGAAGFDVVDYTYYDNAAHGLDFAGMLADLQKLQPGTVVLLHACCHNPTGADLSTEQWKQVAALLKDRQLFPFIDMAYQGFDKGIEQDGQAVRIVAEAGIDSFIVANSYSKSFSLYGERVGALSVVGPDAASTKAVQSQVKRIIRTIYSSPSTHGAALVAGVLGSGELRGVWEAELTEMRERIHALRAGMVQKLAALGAPEFGFIQQQAGMFSYSGLSKAQVDTLRDDYGIYAVGTGRICVAALSQKNLDYVAKAVYEVSRG; encoded by the coding sequence GTGTCCTTCTTTGCAAACGTGGAACAGGTTCCTGGTGACCCGATTCTGGGTCTGACCGAGGCTTACAACGCTGACAGCCGCACCACCAAGGTCAATCTTGGCGTGGGCATCTACTACGACGAAAACGGCCGCATTCCGCTGCTGCGCGCCGTCAAGCAGATCGAGCAGCAGCTTGCCGCCGAGGCCAAACCGCGCGGCTACCTGCCCATCGACGGCCTGCCGGCCTACACCCAGGCCACCCAGAAGCTGGTATTCGGCGAGGGTTCGGATCTGCTGGCCGCTGGCCGCGTTGCCACCTCGCAGACCGTTGGCGGCAGCGGTGCGCTGCGCGTCGGTGCCGACCTGCTCAAGCGTCTGCTGCCGCACGCCACCATCGCCATCAGCAACCCGAGCTGGGAAAACCACCGCGCCGTGTTCGGCGCTGCCGGTTTTGACGTGGTCGACTACACCTATTACGACAACGCCGCGCACGGCCTGGATTTCGCCGGCATGCTGGCCGACCTGCAGAAGCTGCAGCCGGGCACCGTAGTGCTGCTGCATGCCTGCTGCCACAACCCGACCGGCGCCGACCTGAGCACCGAGCAGTGGAAGCAGGTTGCCGCGCTGCTGAAGGACCGCCAGCTGTTCCCCTTCATCGACATGGCCTACCAGGGCTTCGACAAGGGCATCGAGCAGGACGGCCAGGCAGTGCGTATTGTCGCCGAGGCCGGCATCGACAGCTTCATCGTCGCCAATTCGTACTCCAAGTCGTTCTCGCTGTATGGCGAGCGCGTGGGTGCGTTGTCGGTGGTGGGCCCGGATGCCGCCTCGACCAAGGCCGTGCAGTCGCAGGTCAAGCGCATCATCCGCACCATCTACTCCAGCCCCTCCACCCACGGTGCCGCCCTGGTGGCCGGCGTGCTGGGCAGCGGCGAGCTGCGTGGCGTGTGGGAAGCCGAGCTGACCGAAATGCGCGAGCGCATCCACGCCCTGCGTGCCGGCATGGTGCAGAAGCTGGCCGCCCTGGGCGCGCCGGAGTTCGGCTTCATCCAGCAGCAGGCCGGCATGTTCTCCTACTCGGGCCTGAGCAAGGCACAGGTAGACACGCTGCGTGACGACTACGGCATCTACGCCGTCGGCACCGGCCGCATCTGCGTGGCCGCACTGAGCCAGAAGAATCTGGACTACGTGGCCAAGGCGGTTTACGAAGTCAGCCGCGGCTGA
- a CDS encoding 2OG-Fe(II) oxygenase: protein MSVPDFIEVYDNALSAADCAAIVERLRHSTQLKPGQVGSGVFPELKRSHDLRISGNEGWRDVEQRLQQAVFNGMLHYLRRYPQVLISPLMLQVPDADGQARRLGADDFQGMDDAALSELARTCLRPGAINLQWYTAGEGGYPYWHCELFPRDPGGETLHRHLLWTLYLNDGFENGETEFLFQQRKVVPRTGSLLIAPTAFTHTHRGNRPQGGDKFIATSWILFQSAQRLYGDGG, encoded by the coding sequence ATGAGCGTGCCCGACTTCATCGAGGTCTATGACAACGCGCTGTCCGCTGCCGATTGCGCTGCCATCGTCGAGCGCCTGCGCCACAGCACACAACTCAAACCCGGCCAGGTCGGCAGCGGCGTTTTCCCCGAACTCAAGCGCAGCCACGACCTGCGCATCAGCGGCAATGAGGGCTGGCGCGATGTCGAACAGCGCCTGCAGCAGGCCGTGTTCAACGGCATGCTGCATTACCTGCGGCGTTACCCACAGGTTCTGATTTCGCCGTTGATGCTGCAGGTGCCCGACGCGGATGGCCAGGCGCGGCGACTGGGTGCGGATGATTTCCAAGGGATGGACGATGCCGCGCTATCCGAACTCGCGCGCACCTGCCTGCGCCCCGGCGCGATCAATCTGCAATGGTATACAGCGGGCGAGGGCGGCTATCCGTATTGGCACTGCGAACTGTTCCCGCGCGACCCGGGCGGCGAAACCCTGCACCGCCATCTGCTGTGGACGCTGTATCTCAACGATGGCTTCGAAAACGGCGAAACCGAGTTCCTGTTCCAGCAACGCAAGGTAGTGCCGCGTACTGGCAGCCTGTTGATCGCACCAACAGCCTTCACCCACACCCATCGCGGCAACCGCCCGCAGGGTGGGGACAAGTTCATTGCGACGAGTTGGATATTGTTCCAGTCTGCGCAGCGTTTGTATGGCGATGGTGGCTGA
- a CDS encoding nuclear transport factor 2 family protein: MRGFIMLWLLLVPAWAWAQTPLALEHADAAWNQLRLHGDAKALAPLLADDWLLTHSDGRVQHKADYLQELATRQRRNTRIDNEDVQVRLHGDTAVITGTSVQAAISDGKPWQGRFRFTRVWLLRDGQWQMLASHSSRLAEAAP, from the coding sequence ATGCGCGGATTCATCATGCTGTGGCTGTTGCTGGTCCCCGCTTGGGCCTGGGCACAAACCCCCTTGGCGCTGGAACACGCCGACGCGGCCTGGAACCAGCTGCGCCTGCATGGCGATGCCAAGGCACTGGCACCCTTGCTGGCCGACGACTGGCTGCTGACCCATTCCGATGGCCGTGTGCAGCACAAGGCCGACTACCTGCAGGAACTGGCCACGCGCCAGCGCCGCAATACCCGCATCGACAATGAAGACGTGCAGGTCCGCCTGCATGGCGATACCGCGGTGATCACCGGCACCAGCGTGCAGGCGGCCATCAGCGATGGCAAACCCTGGCAGGGGCGGTTCCGCTTCACCCGCGTCTGGCTGCTGCGTGATGGCCAATGGCAGATGCTGGCCTCGCATTCCTCACGCTTGGCGGAGGCCGCACCATGA
- a CDS encoding class 1 fructose-bisphosphatase has protein sequence MSRTSLTRFLIEEQHAKRINADLRQLVAVVARACTSISIAVSKGALGGVLGDAGTGNVQGEAQKKLDVISNEILLEANAWGGHLAACASEEMDHCQPVPSEYPLGDFLLLFDPLDGSSNIDVNVSVGTIFSVLRSPKGVDKPGDEHFLQPGTQQVAAGYCIYGPSTMLILTVGHGTHAFTLDRETGEFVLTQRGMQVPADTKEFAINMSNQRHWEAPMQGYVADLLAGKEGVRAKDFNMRWIASMVADVHRILTRGGIFIYPWDKKDPSKAGKLRLMYEANPMALLVEQAGGAATDGRERILDIAPTQLHQRVPVFLGSKNEVAEATRYHRDHDA, from the coding sequence ATGTCCCGTACGTCGCTGACCCGCTTCCTGATCGAAGAACAGCATGCCAAGCGCATCAACGCCGACCTGCGCCAGCTGGTGGCGGTGGTTGCCCGCGCCTGCACCAGCATCTCGATCGCCGTCAGCAAGGGCGCCTTGGGCGGCGTGCTGGGTGATGCCGGCACCGGCAACGTGCAGGGCGAGGCGCAGAAGAAGCTGGACGTGATCTCCAACGAGATCCTGCTCGAAGCCAACGCCTGGGGTGGCCACCTGGCCGCCTGCGCCTCGGAGGAAATGGACCACTGCCAGCCGGTGCCGTCCGAATACCCGCTGGGCGACTTCCTGCTGCTGTTCGATCCGCTGGATGGCAGCTCCAACATCGATGTGAACGTCTCGGTCGGCACCATCTTCTCGGTGCTGCGCTCGCCCAAGGGTGTGGATAAGCCGGGCGACGAGCACTTCCTGCAGCCCGGCACCCAGCAGGTGGCGGCCGGTTACTGCATCTACGGGCCCAGCACCATGCTGATCCTGACCGTGGGCCATGGCACCCACGCCTTCACCCTGGACCGTGAAACCGGCGAGTTCGTGCTGACCCAGCGCGGCATGCAGGTACCGGCGGACACCAAGGAGTTCGCCATCAACATGTCCAACCAGCGCCACTGGGAGGCGCCGATGCAGGGCTATGTGGCCGATCTGCTGGCCGGCAAGGAAGGCGTGCGCGCCAAGGACTTCAACATGCGCTGGATCGCCTCGATGGTGGCCGACGTGCACCGCATCCTGACCCGCGGCGGCATCTTCATCTACCCGTGGGACAAGAAGGACCCGTCGAAGGCCGGCAAGCTGCGCCTGATGTACGAGGCCAACCCGATGGCGTTGCTGGTGGAGCAGGCCGGCGGCGCCGCCACCGATGGCCGCGAGCGCATCCTCGACATCGCCCCGACCCAGCTGCACCAGCGCGTACCGGTATTCCTCGGCTCGAAGAACGAAGTCGCCGAAGCCACCCGCTACCACCGCGACCACGACGCCTGA